The Rhodamnia argentea isolate NSW1041297 chromosome 7, ASM2092103v1, whole genome shotgun sequence genome contains the following window.
AAGGAAGAGCGGGAGAAAGCAACAATGGTCGCTCGAGGCTGTTCCTTGCTGTGGACGAGGAaaagtgctctctctctctctctctctcagcgaTTGGACCTTGCCGCACAGTTCGATTGGGGGAACTTGGGGCTCAAGATTCTACGCGCGCTTCCTTTGACGCCCTCTTATttctagtttttccttttttgtttgttctttgcCCTTTATGTGAGTCGACTCAAATCTTGCTTTGcaccgaaaaatttctaataagGACACGaagtatcattattttttttaataaaggcctaaagtatgttttatttcaattaaagaCTTAAAGTGCCCTCATCATTTCAAAGAAAGGTTTAACCAAGgacattctcattttttacacttttaaaaaaaaaattcatttttctatttttttcttttttcctcttccctctttCCTCTCCTGCCCAAGCCATCGTCGAGCCTAGGCCGGGGTTGTCCTCGGTGGAtctggcgagggttgccctcgctcGCCCAACCCAGGCAAGGGCAACCAGCAGAGGTCAAAGATGTATACACGGACATCGAATCTGGCACGACGCTCGAGCTCTAGCCGACGCTGCTCCCCCCTCACCGCCTCCACCTAGGGCTCTCGTCCTCATCCTTCATTGATTGCGCCAAGGAAGGCTTGGACGACGGTGTCTTCTTCTTCGAAGAGGACTGGTTGAAGAGGGAGTTCAAGAAGCTTGCGAGCGCCTAAGCATGGGATACCCTCACCCTCTCGTGGGCCGGCGAGCCCAACCCTCACTGGATCCGGCTAGAGTTACCCTTGCTCGAAGCCGGCGAGGGCGGGCCGACAGCTGAGGCCGACAATGTCCTGGTAGggggaaaaaacagaaaaagaaaaagaaaaagaaaaaggaataagaaaggaaaaagaagaagaaaaaaaggaaaaattcaagagagtaaatgacgaaaatacccttcagccaaactcttatttgaaataaagttcacttcatgactttattttaaaaaatgatggcatttcatgcccttgtttgaaaattttcctttgttttattttatctcAACACATCgaaggcccttatttgaaaaaatgatgacatttcgggctattatttggaatttttcatttattttattttatctcaaCATAATGAAACTTATATAACACATAATATCAATTGCACACAACATAGATCTCTTATGATATTGGttgtatttttcaaaattggcaaGAACACGAGAAACGCAACATTTTGTatttcctattttatatttatgtcaatttagtcaatctgGCCAACTTTCGCCAGCCGACGCGAGCGTGGCATGACCGTAACTAACGTAGACAATTATATCTATATTACAATATTCTTCGAATTATTTatgtatgtttttctttttttttttccttttcttttcttgtttactCTTTCTTCAGTTGCCAAGGTCCAATAACTAGCCAAGGGCAAGGGGCAATGATCAATCAGAGGTGAGGGCAGGTGGGGGCAAACTTCTCCCACCTGTGGCGAGGTTCGACCTTGCGCAGCCTTGCCATTTTTGTTCATTGTGCATGATCGTCAAGCTAACCTCGATCACCAGCCACGAGATGTCTGGGCAAGGCCATGGTGAGGCAACCTCGCCCACGGTCACGATGGCCTTGCCCACATCTAGACGCGGCCCTCACCTGGTTCGACGATCATGGCCCTTGCCCCGTTGCTGGCGAGCTCCGGTGACCTCACCGGCCACAGTGGTAgtagtaaaagaaaagaaggaaagataaaaaaaaaattaatattaaaaattggcaCATCAATGCCACGTTAGCAATAGCCGGTCAAAGCTAgcagatggactgaattgacataaatacaaaatatttaggactcaattgactcaaaaaaaaaaaagtttaggactagattAGCGCAATTCcaatagttttaggatttttttttgtaactttccCCGATTTTTAGGATATAAAGTCACTTCTTAACTATGAGTTTTGGATGTCACGTATGAAATCTCAGGTGGGTCACTGATTTTGTGACGTATGGCAAGttcgaaggatgattttccgcTCATAGTCGCTTGGAGTGCAATACACAAAGATTAGATTGATAAATGTTTATGTATACGTTGATTGTGCAGAGTAACAGTGAGTAGTATATTCCGCCAATCTTTTAGAAATTTCGTTTTTTCATGCAATTCCTATTGAAAAGTAATCTAGAATCGACAGAAATATCGCCCAAAAAAGTTGGCGAAGCTTTGAGATACGTATTCAAGAAGTTTTGCCCTCTCAAActtctttcaaaaaaatcataaatctattgcattagtgttaattcagtcctaaacctattgcattggtgccaattcagttctaaacattttattgatacaaatttagtcataaaccttttgcgttagtgccaatttagttctaaattttttgtatatatgccaattgagtcaattcagccaattttggttggaaatcactAGAAGTGGACatcaattgtcctacgtggcacaaccgatgctaacgtggacattttttaatatatatatatttttttatatttttaataatttttaagaatatttttttaaaaaaccaaaaaatgctttaaagaattattcaaaatattaaaataatacttaaaaatgtccaagtcaatGCTAGCCGTGCCACGTTGAACAAtcgacatccacgtcggcgattttcggtcaaaattagcttGATTAACTCAAtggacataaatataaaagatttaggactaaattggtacaaatgcaaaaggtttatgactgaattggcactaataaaaaaattaggactgaattggcacaaaaaataagtttaggactaaattagcactaatgaaataggtttaggacttttttgacaattttcccgaatAAATAAGAGGAGACACGCTATAGCTTGATTCCTTCTATTTTCTATAAATTTcgtgtttttcatgagatttcTCTTGAAAAGTTATGTggaatcaaacaaaaaaataccGCCCAAAAAAGTTGTTAGAGTAATAAGTTATGCACTCCGGAAGTTTTGCTTTATCAAACTTCGTGTAACAGGACAAATAACAGGAGACATACTCTAATAGCTTCACGGAGACTAACATGTTTTGAATAGTGTAATTGATAATTTCTAGGTTAGAAATTTACTCAGTCGAGATTTTCCTAGTGTCTGGTAACTTTAGCTGAACGTTTTAGtggtttaaaatattttttcgtatTATCAATGTTTGAAACGGAGACCGATTTCCTTGTTTAAGTACTGGTATAAAAGTTATCCGAGTCTCTTATCAAAATGTCTACTTCGAAACCATCTTAGTATGCCAATTGCTAATGCTTAATTAGAATACTCTCTTTTAATTATCCACTTAGTACTTTTAACCCCGAGTCGTCATTGTTTTTAACCTTGATTAATTACTCTTATCCCTTTGTTAACTCTTGTGTAGTTTCCTAAAtacatccattttttttatcgacCAAACCCCTGCAAGTATCGaagctttgaaatgaaattcagCTTGTTgttacaaagaaaaagagatctCATTTCacattcttcttcaattttcaatttctaacCTTTTTGAGTAAAGACGCATATGTAAATTAtttaaacttgtcaaattttaaTTCTCATATAATGTGATTATTTTGTTATGCTTTCGTGTGAAGAAATATAAATAATCTAATGAAAGCACTCCATGTCCAACCATCATTTTGCCACTAATCATACAATTACTTTACTATGTATAGAAGGAAAAATCGGTCATTTGGTCATTGTACTCCCgtcacttttctaatcaagtcgTGCACTTTCGATTCATCAAATCAAAACTTTCTATTTGCACGAACTGTCTAATCAAGTTTGCAAGGCCCAAAATCGAGCCAAATCGAATTAAAGTGGCGGTCAAAAGACACCGAAGTGTCAATGTGCATTCAATATTGCGAATTTGGATGCTCAACATGGGGGTGTGCATGTAAAtagattaaaattttttacttgttCTCTCATTCTCCTTACCATTCACTATCCGCTATAGGAGTCAATAGTAAGTAATATTTAATCCATGTCAAACTCTGCTAATCGCCTGGATTTGGCCTCATTTTGTGCTGGAGGGACTTGTTTAAACATTTTGCGTAGGTAGCACAGAATTAGAAAGATTGAAAGTATAAGGGCACGGCTAGAAAAGTATTGAAAATATAGGGATCACAAATGGATTTTTTTCTAACCTATATAGGATATGTGTTTCTTTagatcttctttattttttccagaAATAGATAAATGTCGCCGGTCAATTTCTCACTTGACTGAACGAATGAGAATGAGATGTCGCGAGCATTCATATAAATTTAAAGTGTGGTTTTGGCTTATAGAGTGTTTTTAACTCTATCCTAAGACACAACATACTGTAACCCGTCAATTCAAGCAGAAACTCCCCCCTAAACACAGCCCCAAAATAATCAAACTTGACGGAGAGATCTTCCACTGATCATGACGAAATTAGAGGGAACTCAACTAGATCACCCGTCCTATTCGTGATTCCTTACGTGCGTGACAAAAagtttcattgaaaatgaaaCAAAGTTCAATTATATAACGTGTAGTTCCGTCTAGCGTTGGCTCAGCAGAGTATAGTTGCATCTTGTTTTCTATAATTCAGGGAGACAGACCGGTTATTATTCTGAGGCTAATAGAACGACTCGCGAGCTCTCTCGCATCAGTTATAGGTGGCCCCGACCCAGAGCAGTTTGTGATATTTGAATAGGtcgtgtgacatcctgaatttaACTCACTGAGGTATTGTCCGCTTTAACCCATCCCATCCTAAGTATTATTGATATTGTCTTTTGGCATACACGTGGGCACCTTCCTAAGAGGTCACCCATTCTGGGAGTGCTCCCACCTGGGCAATGCTTAACTTTAGAGGTGACCTGCTAAAAAGGTACCCGCATGTACGTCAAATGCCAAAATCGTGAGGCTCGGTATGAGATGGGCCAAAACAGACAATACCTCAGTGAGTTAATTCAGAGGGTCACAGATCGCCTTCGGTTCTTGAGTTGTGCAAGCACAGTGCGTGCTATGGAATCTATTTCGTTGATAGGTATCCAAACATAACTAGCATAATTACGTGggcgagataaaaaaaaaaaaggatgttaTAATTCTGaactcaaaaagagaaaaacaaattacacggcataaatattataaatttatgTATAAGATACGATGCATGTCCTTGTCAAGGAAAACAGCAAACTTTCTTTACACGCATGAAATGCCTCATTCATTGGAGCTATTTAATTTCACCATGTAGCATGTCATTAATACTAACCCAATTAAATGAATCATATGGGGGGGTAGTTGTTCTTTCCACATCTTGCTAATTTCCACATATTCATTGTCAAAAgctatttaattaaattaaaataaaaaatgctttccTAACAAGATCTTGGACAGTACAATCTCAATTATAGATCTACACACCttcatcgcgtgttttgcataaagcactcgttgattgggagatcgtgtggtcagaaataatcgACAGTAAGGTCAGACTGTCGGACTAACATCTCCTAATTAAAAATGTCTAACCCATGTCAAGAAATCTTCCCCCTGCTCGGAGGAAGGAAAATCAGAACTCCAAATTGAATAATAATGAGAACGTCACTACCAATCTGACTTGGTAGGGTTTGGAACTTAGCGGTTCGACCTCATCTATGTGTCCGGCTATGCCGGCCATGCTTGGGGAACTAAACAAGTCGCTTGAATTCAACTTGTTACGTCAATGACCATTTCTTTGGTCATTCCTTCAGGTCATCCCATGCCTACACTTCATCTTCGCCTTTTTATTATAAAGGGTGGGTAGCTTCTCTCCCACAAGgtcctctctcgctctctaaGTTCTTGCTGGTTTGCTGCTTTGCGAAGTTCGATCCCAGTATCGATGCTGAAAGGAGGATTTGAAGTGGTGAATAGGGCTCTCGACATGACGCCGCCCCATGAATTGTGGGACGCCAGCGGATTCTCTAACCCAGCCTCGGCCCGGTGCGCCGGCTCGGAGAGGAATGAGCTCTCCGAGTGGGTGGAGCAAGTCACCAAGCAGCTCATTGACGACCTGCCTGAGACGCCCCGCGCAGGTGCCGACAGGGCCTTCCACGCCAACTCGGAGATGGCGTCGGAGGATTGCGTCCAGTCGATCATAGGCGACTTGAGGCCGAGGAAGGCTGCTCTAAGGTGGAATGTTATCCATCACCACCTTGAGAGCAATAGCAACTCGATTCAGTCGGTCAATGAAGCAAGCCCTAGCGATAGCAATGGCCTTGGCCTCTTGACGCTCCTCCTTGAGTGTGCTGTGGCTATTTCTGTGGACAACTTGGGTGAGGCACATAGAATGTTGCTTGAGCTGACCCAAATGGCCTCTCCCTACGGGCCGTCGTGCGCCGAGAGGATCGTCGCCTACTTCGCCAAGGCGATGTCAAGCCGGGTCATCAACTCGTGGCTTGGCATTTGCTCGCCCCTCGTCGACTACAAGAGCGTCCACGCCGCGTTCCAGGTCTTCAACAACGTTTCGCCCTTCGTCAAGTTCGCGCACTTCACCTCCAACCAGGCCATCCTCGAAGCCTTCCACCGCCGCGATCAAGTCCACATTATCGACCTCGACATAATGCAAGGTCTGCAGTGGCCGGCCCTCTTCCACATCCTGGCCACGCGCATCGAGGGGCCGCCACACATGCGGATGACCGGGATGGGCGCCTCGATGGAGCTCCTCGTTGAGACGGGAAGGCAGCTCTCGAACTTCGCCAAGCGGCTCGGGATGTCCTTTGAGTTCCACCCTGTCGCTAGGAAGTTCGGGGAGATCGTAGACCTCCCGCACGCAGTGCAACTCCGGCGGGGCGAGACGCTGGCCGTGCACTGGCTCCAGCATTCCCTCTAtgacgcgacagggcacgactGGAAGTTGATGAGGCTGCTCGAGGAGCTGGCCCCGCGGGTGATCACGCTGGTGGAGCAGGACGTCTCGCACGGGGGGTCATTCCTGGACCGCTTTGTCGGGTCTCTCCACTACTACTCGACCCTCTTCGACTCTCTCGGTGCGTGCCTGCCATGCGACGACCCGAGCCGGCACTGGGTCGAGCATGGGCTCATGCACCGGGAGATCAACAACATACTCGCGATCGGCGGACCCGGGCGGAGCGGGGAGGACAAGTTCAGGAGCTGGAGGAGTGAGTTGCTGGGAAGAAGCGGGAGCTTCATGCAAATCCCCATGAGTGCCAACTCCTTGGCTCAGGCACAGCTAATCCTGAACATGTTCCCTCCTGCTCAGGGTTATAGCCTTGTGCAAGGGGATGGAACACTTAGGCTTGGTTGGAAGGACACAAGCTTGTACACTGCCTCTGCTTGGACTTCTATTGCTTGTCATCACACATAGATGCAACCTTTTGATTGAAATTATAACTCTTGATTATCAATACATTACTTGATCTCAAGctcatttaatttttgttggAGTTCTAGTTTGAAAGGTTGGTTTAGACTAATAGGTAGGGGAACAAATGGTAATCCCCTCACCCACTCCCTAATTACGTTATTACGTATGTGTTGATCATGATTTTATGTGCCTTAACCTTCAAGAGATGTAGTTATACATTTTCATGTAGAGATATTAGTTAATCCCTGCTGCGTGAACAAAAGCCGGGGAAAGTTAAGGGCGTGCTTGTTTCGCGGGAAATCAACCGAAAATGTTTTTTGTATCAACAACAGCCTATGCCTCGTTAATTTATTCTTGTAATTGATGCGAAGAACTATcgtattttatgaaaatatatatgtttgtcaaataattgattttttcacGAGATGAATGCACCGTAATATTGATTTTCCTTCTCGCTCTCTCGTCAGG
Protein-coding sequences here:
- the LOC115749790 gene encoding protein SCARECROW-like, which encodes MLKGGFEVVNRALDMTPPHELWDASGFSNPASARCAGSERNELSEWVEQVTKQLIDDLPETPRAGADRAFHANSEMASEDCVQSIIGDLRPRKAALRWNVIHHHLESNSNSIQSVNEASPSDSNGLGLLTLLLECAVAISVDNLGEAHRMLLELTQMASPYGPSCAERIVAYFAKAMSSRVINSWLGICSPLVDYKSVHAAFQVFNNVSPFVKFAHFTSNQAILEAFHRRDQVHIIDLDIMQGLQWPALFHILATRIEGPPHMRMTGMGASMELLVETGRQLSNFAKRLGMSFEFHPVARKFGEIVDLPHAVQLRRGETLAVHWLQHSLYDATGHDWKLMRLLEELAPRVITLVEQDVSHGGSFLDRFVGSLHYYSTLFDSLGACLPCDDPSRHWVEHGLMHREINNILAIGGPGRSGEDKFRSWRSELLGRSGSFMQIPMSANSLAQAQLILNMFPPAQGYSLVQGDGTLRLGWKDTSLYTASAWTSIACHHT